CCTGGATCCCGACTACCTCCCCGGTTCCCATCAGCTCGAGGCAGGCCTCGATCAGGAGCTTCTCCCGGAACGGGTCCCCGACCTGGACCGTGGGCCGCCGCTCCTCGGAGGTCTCATCGAAGGCCTCGGAGGCCATGGTCGCCCCGTGGATCCCGTCCCGGCCGGTCTTCGCCCCCACGTAGATCACCGGGTTCCCGGGGCCCCCCGCCCGAGCCGTGAAGATCCGGTCCGCGGGCGCGATGCCCAGGCAGAGGACGTTGACCAGCGGGTTTACGGCATAGGGCCCGGCGAAGGCCAGCTCCCCCCCCACCGTGGGCACCCCCACCGCGTTCCCGTACCCGGCGATGCCCGCCACGACCCCCCCGAGGAGGTAGCGGCTCTTCGCCTCCGTGAGCGGCCCGAACCGGAGGGAGTCGAGGAGGCAGATCGGCCGGGCCCCCATGGTGAAGATGTCCCGGATGATCCCCCCCACCCCGGTCGCCGCGCCCTGGTACGGCTCGATGAACGACGGATGGTTGTGGCTCTCGATCTTGAAGACGGCGCAGAGGCCGTGCCCGATGTCCACCACCCCCGCGTTCTCCCCCGGCCCCTGCAGGATCCGGGGGCCGGCCGTCGGGAGGGTCTTGAGGTGGACCCGGCTCGACTTGTAGGAGCAGTGCTCCGACCACATCACGGAGAAGATGCCGAGCTCCGTGTAGGTGGGATCCCGCTTCAGGATCGCCCGGAGGGCGGCGTACTCCTCCGTCGTGAGGCCGTGGGCGGCCACCACCTCGGGACTCACGCGGGGCTCGGCGCGGACGGTGCCGGGCATGGGGCTACCCGAGCGCCCGGGCGAGGAGCTCCTCGAAGAGGAGGCGGCCGTCCTCGGAGCCCAGCAGGCTCTCGGCGGCCCGCTCGGGGTGGGGCATGAGGCCGAGCACGTTCCCCCGCGCGTTGCAGACGCCGGCGATGTGCTCGAGGGAGCCGTTGGGGTTGGCGTCCGGGGAGAGGGCGCCGTCGGGGGCACAGTAGCGGAAGATGATCCGGCCCTCGCCATTCAGGCGGGCGAGCGTCTCGCGGTCGGCGTGGTAGCGCCCCTCCCCATGGGAGATGGGCATCCGGAGGATCTGGCCCGGCGCGAGGCCGGCGGTGAAGGGGGTGGCCGTGGACTCGACCCGCAGGTGGACCCCCTGGCACCGGTACTGCAGCGACGCGTTGCGCAGGAGCGCCCCCGGGAGGAGGCCCGCCTCGCACAGGATCTGGAACCCGTTGCAGGAGCCGAGGACCAGCCCCCCCCGCTCCGCGAAGCGCACGACCGCCGGCATCACCGGGGAGAAGCGGGCGATCGCCCCCGCCCGCAGGTAGTCGCCGTGGGCGAAGCCGCCCGGCAGGATCAGGCAGTCGAACCCCGTGACCCCGGTCGCCTTGTGCCAGACCTCCTCGGCTTCGAAGCCCATCACGTCCGCCAGGACGTGCCGGAAGTCCTGGTGGCTCCAGGAGCCCGGGAAGACCAGGATCCCGAACCTCACGGGCGCTCCTCCAGGTCGAAGCGGAAGTCTTCGATCACGGGGTTGGCGAGCAGCCGCCGGCACATCTCCTCCACCTGGGCGGCCGCCTTGGCCCGGTCGCTCTCCGTCAGGCGCAGGAGGATGACCTTCCCCACCCGGCAGTCCGCCAGGCCGTCGAAGCCCAGGCTCGTGAGCGCGCTTCGCACCGTGTCCCCCTGCGGGTCCAGGATCCCCTGCTTGAGCGTGATGACCACCTGCGCCTGCCACATCCTTACGCCTCGCCGCAGACGCGCCGGAGCACCTCGGCGTACGCCTCCTCCACCCCCCCCAGGTCGCGCCGGAAGCGGTCCTTGTCCAGCTTCTCCCGCGTCGCCTTGTCCCAGAGCCGGCAGCCATCCGGCGTGATCTCATCCCCCAGCAGGATCTCCCCACGGCAACGGCCGAACTCCAGCTTGAAATCCACGAGCAGGATGCCCCGCCGGTCGAGGTGCTCCGTCAGGAGCTCGTTCACCCGCAGGGCCCCGTCCATGATGGCCTCCATCTCGGGGCCGGTCGCCAGGCGGAGCATCCGGATGTGGGAGTCGTTGATCATGGGATCGCCGAGGGCGTCGTCCTTGTAGTAGTACTCCAGGACCGGCTCCGCCAGGGCCTGCCCCTCGGAGAGCCCGAAGCGCTTGGCGAGGCTCCCGGCCACGACGTTGCGGACCACCACCTCGATCTTGATCATCTGGAGGCGCTTGACCAGCATCTCCCGGTCGGAGAGGACCTTCACGAAGTGGGTGGGGACGCCGTGCTCGGCCAGGTGGGTGAGGAGGGTGGCCGAGATCCGGTTGTTCATGACCCCCTTTCCCACGATGGTCCCCCGCTTTTGCGCGTTGAAGGCCGTGGCATCATCCTTGAAGTACTGGATGAGCAGGTCGGGGTCGTCCGTCTCGTAGAGGATCTTGGCCTTCCCCTCGTAGATCTGCGCGCGTCGCTCCATCCCGGTGCGCTCCTCCTCCGGTCTACTCCGTCTCCGACTCCAGCAAGCCCACGCGCTCGAAGAGGGTGTCCACCTGGGCCAGGGTGGGCTCCAGCGTGAAGCAGGCGGCGAGCTCCTCCTCCGACAGGACCCGCCGGAGTTCCGGGTCCGCCCGCAGGAGGGTGGCGAAGTCGGCTCCCTCCTCCCGCGCCCGTAGGGCGTGCCCCTGAACCAGCCGGTAGGCCTCCTCCCGGGAGAGCCCCTTGTCGGTCAGGGCCAGGAGGACCCGTTGGGAGGAGAGGAGCCCAGCGCTCCGCTGCAGGTTCTCCCGCATCCGCTCCGGGTACACCCGGAGCCCCTGGAGGATCTCGGTCAGGCGGTGCAACAGGTAATCCAGGAGGATGGTGCTGTCCGGGAGGATGACCCGCTCCACGGAGGAGTGACTGATGTCCCGCTCGTGCCAGAGAGCGACGTTCTCGAGGGCCGCCAGCGCGTTGGTCCGGAGGAGGCGGGAGAGCCCGCAGATCTGCTCGCAGCCGACCGGGTTTACCTTGTGGGGCATGGCGGAGGATCCCTTTTGCCCTTCCGTGAACGGCTCCTCCGCCTCCAGGACCTCCGTCCGCTGCAGGTGGCGGATCTCGAGGGCCGCGTTCTCCAGGGAAGCGC
This sequence is a window from Candidatus Methylomirabilis sp.. Protein-coding genes within it:
- the purQ gene encoding phosphoribosylformylglycinamidine synthase subunit PurQ — its product is MRFGILVFPGSWSHQDFRHVLADVMGFEAEEVWHKATGVTGFDCLILPGGFAHGDYLRAGAIARFSPVMPAVVRFAERGGLVLGSCNGFQILCEAGLLPGALLRNASLQYRCQGVHLRVESTATPFTAGLAPGQILRMPISHGEGRYHADRETLARLNGEGRIIFRYCAPDGALSPDANPNGSLEHIAGVCNARGNVLGLMPHPERAAESLLGSEDGRLLFEELLARALG
- the purS gene encoding phosphoribosylformylglycinamidine synthase subunit PurS; this translates as MWQAQVVITLKQGILDPQGDTVRSALTSLGFDGLADCRVGKVILLRLTESDRAKAAAQVEEMCRRLLANPVIEDFRFDLEERP
- the purC gene encoding phosphoribosylaminoimidazolesuccinocarboxamide synthase, with translation MERRAQIYEGKAKILYETDDPDLLIQYFKDDATAFNAQKRGTIVGKGVMNNRISATLLTHLAEHGVPTHFVKVLSDREMLVKRLQMIKIEVVVRNVVAGSLAKRFGLSEGQALAEPVLEYYYKDDALGDPMINDSHIRMLRLATGPEMEAIMDGALRVNELLTEHLDRRGILLVDFKLEFGRCRGEILLGDEITPDGCRLWDKATREKLDKDRFRRDLGGVEEAYAEVLRRVCGEA